AAATACATTTTCTATTGTATCTAAAAATTCTTTGTTAGTACAATTTTCTTTCCCATATATGATTATATTTTTAGGTGCACTTGTTATAAGCCCACTTATTAATACATCTTCCATATTTAATTCTAAGCTACCTTGTTCTGCTGTTATTTCTTTTAAAAAATCATAATATAAGTCTTTTCCTTCTCCATTTTTTATTATATAGTTATTATTTTCTTCTATTATTATATTTATTTCTTCTATTTTACATTCTTGTATATCTACAAAATACTTTAATAATTTTACAAATTCTTTATACTCTTTTTCCACCATATATCTTTCTATCACTTTATCTATAATACATTCTATATCTTCTCTAAGTTTTTTCATTCTAAAAGTTATAAAACCATCTATATTAATTTCTTGTTTTTCACTTATACAATCTCTGATTTTCTCTATCATTGAATTTATTCTATTTAAACAATATATAGAATCTTCATTTTTAGTTGTTTCTTCATATTTCAATACTTTTACTATTTCATCTTCTACTTCTAATATTTCACGTTGTTTTAAGAAAAAATAATTGTTAGTTAAAAATTCAAGCATTTCTTTTTTTCTATAATTATCAATAACTATTCTATATAAAATGTTACTAACATATAAGTTAATAATATCTTTTATTTTTTCATTATAACAATTTTCTTCGCAAATTATCTTAATTATATGAGTTTTTCTTTCTATACTTTCAACAAATCCTATTAATATATCTTTTTTCTTTAGTAATTCTCTTAGCTCCTGTAATTCATGAGAAAAAATCAAGTCTTCATTATAAGCTAATTTTAAAATAAGCATGGATTTCACTCCCTTCTTAATATTAGTATGTATAAAATTTTTATGGATATACAAAATTTATATTTTATTTTTTAGGCATGTAAAAGAAAAAACAAGCCAATGACGTGATTTGTATTTTTGTCAGATAAGAATGTATGTTACCTCATAGCAGGCTATCAGGTGAACATTCTGCCGTAATACGGCACTAAGTGAAACTTTTTAGGTGGAATTTCATATTCTACCTGAATTTAGTTGAACTAGTCTTAAGACAAAATGGATTAGCATGCTAACTTGTCATTTTT
The DNA window shown above is from Clostridium beijerinckii and carries:
- the ytxC gene encoding putative sporulation protein YtxC produces the protein MLILKLAYNEDLIFSHELQELRELLKKKDILIGFVESIERKTHIIKIICEENCYNEKIKDIINLYVSNILYRIVIDNYRKKEMLEFLTNNYFFLKQREILEVEDEIVKVLKYEETTKNEDSIYCLNRINSMIEKIRDCISEKQEINIDGFITFRMKKLREDIECIIDKVIERYMVEKEYKEFVKLLKYFVDIQECKIEEINIIIEENNNYIIKNGEGKDLYYDFLKEITAEQGSLELNMEDVLISGLITSAPKNIIIYGKENCTNKEFLDTIENVFGDKVTFHDCGSDFKPKKIIAKNVDMY